From Denitrovibrio acetiphilus DSM 12809, the proteins below share one genomic window:
- a CDS encoding cytochrome c3 family protein gives MWQKIKEFSAKDPLIFTVIIAVIIVGAGFATVQTMHLTSSAKFCKTCHPKEDVGVRGEYYTWKRGVHSEANVSCLECHGAPGIKGYLHAHVIVGMKSLYHEIFTPEEDVVKHLTEYASTVEGAEYATSMEACSFCHSDAANEDMRRNRVIKVLGEFRGMDEVYMPEYREEYGRNDVFTEGVSAGVEPNHALHMEAGLSCMNCHLGLGHAGDRFHRPKMETCFKCHDDVRETAAVPSNDDCATCHVSQKGIQEGTYTKGVEGDRWYMADLDCSDCHESAFVRPNTDTCVACHDESYAEIMVDIQKSFKEQLPAAQQLRDEMMVARKGVSEGQRDIANELIYVVRVIERDGSAGVHNPEYLDAMFERVQELKVAFDNYVEPVEAEEAHTPMVAAHTEEAEEEAPAEEAAGPVNSEELMSIIEGLEVLDLAERYVPDPTKPAVQFEHKDHAEKLACATCHEDPEAGLLKFEPGEVKGTKNAFHEELCIKCHKEMKVKKSCSTCHKK, from the coding sequence ATGTGGCAAAAAATTAAAGAATTCAGTGCTAAAGATCCTCTCATCTTTACTGTTATAATTGCTGTTATAATAGTTGGTGCAGGTTTTGCGACTGTGCAGACTATGCATTTGACATCTTCTGCAAAGTTTTGCAAAACATGTCACCCTAAAGAAGATGTTGGCGTCAGAGGCGAGTATTACACCTGGAAAAGAGGAGTACACAGTGAAGCTAACGTGAGCTGTCTTGAGTGCCACGGTGCACCCGGGATAAAAGGATACCTTCACGCTCATGTAATCGTTGGTATGAAAAGTCTGTACCACGAAATTTTTACTCCTGAAGAAGACGTTGTAAAACACCTTACAGAATATGCTTCAACTGTTGAGGGTGCAGAGTATGCAACCTCTATGGAAGCGTGCAGTTTCTGTCACTCTGACGCTGCAAACGAAGATATGCGCAGAAACAGAGTTATTAAAGTTCTTGGTGAATTCAGAGGTATGGACGAAGTCTATATGCCTGAATACAGAGAAGAATACGGGCGTAACGATGTTTTTACAGAAGGCGTTAGTGCAGGTGTTGAACCTAATCACGCCCTACATATGGAAGCTGGTTTGTCCTGTATGAACTGCCACCTTGGGCTTGGTCACGCAGGGGACAGATTCCACAGACCTAAGATGGAAACCTGCTTTAAGTGTCACGATGATGTTCGTGAAACTGCAGCAGTTCCCTCAAATGACGATTGTGCTACATGCCACGTCAGTCAAAAAGGAATTCAAGAGGGTACTTATACAAAAGGCGTAGAAGGGGACAGATGGTACATGGCAGACCTCGACTGCTCCGACTGTCACGAGAGCGCTTTTGTAAGACCTAATACAGATACATGTGTTGCATGTCACGATGAATCCTACGCAGAGATCATGGTTGACATACAAAAATCATTTAAAGAACAGCTCCCTGCTGCTCAGCAGCTTCGTGATGAAATGATGGTTGCCCGCAAAGGTGTTAGTGAAGGGCAGCGTGACATCGCAAACGAACTGATCTATGTTGTTAGAGTAATAGAGAGGGATGGTTCTGCCGGTGTACACAACCCTGAATACTTAGACGCTATGTTCGAAAGAGTTCAAGAGCTTAAAGTTGCTTTTGATAACTATGTTGAACCTGTCGAAGCAGAAGAGGCTCATACACCTATGGTTGCTGCACACACAGAAGAAGCTGAGGAAGAGGCTCCTGCTGAGGAAGCTGCTGGTCCGGTAAACAGCGAAGAGCTTATGTCTATTATAGAAGGTCTGGAGGTTCTTGATCTTGCGGAAAGATACGTTCCGGATCCTACAAAGCCTGCTGTTCAGTTTGAACACAAAGATCACGCGGAAAAGCTTGCATGTGCAACATGTCATGAAGATCCTGAAGCGGGTTTACTGAAGTTTGAGCCGGGCGAAGTGAAAGGCACTAAAAATGCTTTCCATGAAGAGCTTTGTATCAAATGTCACAAAGAGATGAAGGTTAAAAAATCTTGCAGCACTTGCCACAAGAAATAA
- the pssA gene encoding CDP-diacylglycerol--serine O-phosphatidyltransferase, protein MKSEAAQNKNYVLPNLVTILGLFCGFYSIIATLNGNYVMAASATLVAFIFDGMDGKVARMLNATSDFGIQLDSLSDLVSFGVAPAILVYKWALAPYGRLGWMAAFLFVACGALRLARFNVQTKKIDPRFFVGLPIPAAAGVIVTSVLFAKEFFGDPNSMTVPVWFTFTIYILAFLMVSNIKYYSGKTFIQQKSYNALVVFVLFIFVLGLYPELFLFLLSTGYALSGLLYLAYVRLKQPKRDKEVETGENKL, encoded by the coding sequence TTGAAATCAGAAGCAGCACAGAACAAAAATTACGTTTTGCCGAATCTTGTCACCATTCTGGGACTTTTTTGCGGGTTCTACTCCATAATAGCGACCTTGAACGGTAACTATGTTATGGCTGCCAGTGCCACGCTTGTTGCTTTTATTTTTGACGGTATGGATGGTAAAGTCGCCAGAATGCTGAATGCTACAAGTGACTTTGGTATACAACTCGACTCGCTTTCAGATCTTGTTTCATTTGGTGTCGCTCCAGCCATCCTTGTTTATAAGTGGGCACTTGCCCCATACGGAAGATTAGGCTGGATGGCTGCATTTTTGTTTGTTGCCTGTGGTGCTTTGCGTCTTGCGCGCTTTAATGTTCAGACTAAGAAAATTGACCCGAGATTCTTTGTCGGTCTGCCGATACCTGCTGCTGCGGGCGTAATTGTTACAAGTGTTCTTTTTGCAAAAGAGTTTTTCGGCGACCCGAACTCTATGACTGTTCCTGTCTGGTTCACATTTACAATCTACATTCTCGCCTTTTTGATGGTGAGCAATATAAAATACTATAGCGGCAAGACATTTATCCAGCAGAAATCTTACAATGCTCTTGTTGTATTTGTTCTTTTTATATTCGTACTCGGTCTCTATCCAGAACTATTTCTATTCCTACTATCTACTGGCTATGCACTAAGCGGACTTCTATACCTTGCGTATGTACGTCTTAAGCAGCCCAAAAGGGATAAAGAGGTGGAAACCGGCGAAAATAAATTATAA
- a CDS encoding phosphatidylserine decarboxylase family protein has product MIRGEDLIAKEGFPFVLGALAVFIILIIFPVRFLMFIALLFGVFCLWFFRDPERRIPPFKDIMISPADGRVVEVMETEYESREVTKISIFMNVFNVHVNRMPIGGKLKSVTHKPGKFLAADKPEASYENEQNVIDIETSYGVVTVKQVAGLIARRTVCNAKPGDELPIGERFGLIKFSSRVEIFAPKGFDISIKNGDIVKAGETVIGKYIG; this is encoded by the coding sequence ATGATCAGAGGTGAAGATTTGATAGCAAAAGAAGGATTTCCCTTTGTTTTAGGCGCACTGGCGGTGTTTATAATTCTTATAATATTTCCTGTCAGGTTTCTGATGTTTATCGCGCTCCTGTTTGGAGTTTTCTGTTTATGGTTCTTTCGTGATCCGGAAAGACGTATTCCACCGTTCAAAGATATAATGATATCCCCTGCGGACGGAAGGGTCGTCGAGGTTATGGAAACAGAGTACGAAAGTCGGGAAGTAACTAAAATCAGTATATTTATGAACGTTTTTAATGTTCATGTAAACAGAATGCCGATAGGCGGTAAACTGAAGTCTGTAACACATAAGCCAGGGAAGTTTCTTGCTGCTGACAAGCCCGAAGCATCATATGAAAACGAGCAGAATGTCATCGACATAGAGACAAGCTACGGGGTAGTAACAGTCAAACAGGTTGCAGGTCTGATTGCCAGACGAACAGTATGTAACGCAAAACCCGGAGACGAGCTTCCCATCGGGGAACGTTTCGGACTTATAAAATTTTCATCAAGAGTTGAAATATTTGCACCAAAAGGATTTGACATTTCAATTAAAAATGGTGATATTGTGAAAGCTGGAGAAACAGTAATAGGAAAATACATAGGTTAA
- the atpE gene encoding ATP synthase F0 subunit C, giving the protein MSKVARILFSVAAVMAVATSSAFAAEGGAAAGALWAKYIGAGLAIGVAALGTGIGQGNAIKGAVEGISRNPSASGKISTTMIIGLALIESLAIYALVVALILLFVV; this is encoded by the coding sequence ATGTCTAAAGTTGCAAGAATTCTTTTTTCTGTAGCTGCTGTAATGGCAGTTGCTACAAGCTCTGCATTCGCTGCTGAAGGCGGCGCTGCTGCCGGAGCTCTCTGGGCTAAGTACATCGGTGCCGGTCTCGCTATCGGTGTTGCTGCGCTTGGTACAGGTATTGGTCAGGGTAACGCTATCAAAGGTGCTGTTGAAGGTATCTCCCGTAACCCTAGCGCTTCCGGTAAAATTTCTACAACAATGATTATCGGTCTTGCACTGATCGAGTCACTTGCTATTTACGCACTTGTTGTAGCTCTTATACTTCTTTTCGTTGTTTAA
- a CDS encoding 50S ribosomal protein L25 produces MIQTIKWDATKRKQMTDGELNDMRRQGFVPAIISIRGEDSVSVFLNAKDIQKRPFGNFRIELKVKGIKEPFDCFLKTLQYNHTSDKVIHADLQALVKGQEIDIDVHFDFVGEPAGLKMGGILNTGHTSVKIRTLPRNIPEKITVDISGLNIGDSIHISDIKFSEEHTLLEPTEGTIAYVSEPRLIESDEDSSGEMKEPEIITEKAED; encoded by the coding sequence ATGATACAGACCATCAAATGGGACGCCACCAAAAGAAAACAAATGACTGATGGCGAACTCAACGATATGCGTAGGCAAGGTTTTGTCCCCGCAATCATAAGCATAAGAGGAGAAGACAGTGTTTCTGTTTTCCTTAATGCAAAAGACATTCAGAAAAGACCTTTCGGAAACTTCAGGATAGAACTTAAAGTTAAAGGGATCAAAGAACCTTTCGACTGTTTCCTCAAAACACTTCAGTACAACCACACATCAGACAAAGTCATCCACGCAGACCTTCAGGCGCTTGTAAAAGGTCAGGAGATCGATATTGATGTTCATTTTGACTTCGTTGGTGAGCCTGCCGGACTTAAAATGGGCGGAATACTTAACACTGGTCATACAAGTGTTAAAATACGTACACTCCCGAGAAATATCCCTGAAAAAATCACTGTGGACATTTCCGGTCTCAACATCGGCGACTCAATTCATATCTCTGACATCAAGTTCAGCGAGGAGCACACTCTTCTTGAACCCACAGAAGGAACTATCGCATATGTGAGTGAACCAAGACTTATCGAAAGCGATGAAGATTCTTCCGGTGAAATGAAAGAGCCTGAAATCATCACAGAAAAAGCTGAAGATTAA